The sequence TATTTACCGCTAACATATATACCGCACAAatgtttactttttcttgCGGATCCTTCTTTCCTGTTCAGGTAACTTGGGCACAGGGACTTACCTGAGTAATTTCTTTTCCGAAATTTGGAAAAACTTGCATTTCGTTTTTAAGAGAAAGGTGCGAGTGAAGGATGTAGAATATTTTTCAGGTATGCGTGAAACTAGCTCCTCCTTTGATTTTGTTTGCACATTCGTATGTTTTGTAACCGCGTATTGTGGTAGTTCTTCCCCTGACACACGCAcgtacacacacacatacacatgcACGTACAcgtacacacacacatacacatgcACGTACACGTACACGTACAcgtacacacacacatacacatgcATGTACACACACAcgtacacacacacatacacatgttTGTGTGCCCCTCCCCCGCTTGTAACCCCGCAGGAGATATATCACAGATGGGACTGATAGACTACTACTCCCCCCTGGTACATTCAGAAGCCTTCTGCCAAGAAAAGATGCAaagtttatttatatcattaagAGATGACCAAGAAGAGAATCGTGTAGACATAcctgataaaataaaaagtgcaTATTATAAGTGCAAACTAGACTATTACAAAAATCATCATACGGATCCAATTCATATAATCCAACCAGGCGATTTCTTAGAAAAGAAAGTCTATGTATTAAAGCAGCCATATTATTTGATAGGTAACATAGACAATACTCATAAGAAAAAACTGGTAAGACTATTTCTTACTGAGAGTACATTAGACTATTTGTTAATGGATGATATACACATACCGGAATGCTTTGGACGTTGTAAAGTGGAGCATTTTAATAAagttatattgaaaaatgtaaaagcTAAAGCATCTAAAGTTATAGATAATTCTTTAATTCCGGAGAGTGCAATATTATTGACAAGAAAAGAAATGACtgtatatgttcataattcatatgttcataatttaaaaagagaTGCACTAACcaatgaaaatattacaagAAAAGATATTGAAGATAATGATGTTCGAGTTTGTTTAGGTGTAGGAACATACTTTAATAAACCATTTCTTACCAATGAACATTTTAACTTAACATATAAACCCATGATAGATTTTCCCAGTGGACAcaactttaaaattttccttaGAAAGAATGAGCACTTAGTACCGAAAAATGAGAATGACGACTGCTACGTGCACTACAGACTGTCCATATCATATATGAGTAAGAGGCggcaaaaaaaaggaaaaaaggaaaaaaggaaaaaaggaaaaaaaaaaatatataaaaaaaatagtgggaaaaaattgtgaaaaaatatgtaatatatgaaCGCTTAAATTGGTAGTATACAAGATGGGAAAAAACTCCCTtacatgttcataaaaatgtgtgcatatgccaaaatatataaaccaCTGAGAATGCATGACCAACTCGCTTTACGCAATATGTCCTCACGTTGCTTCACTTTGTCGTTTCACTCTGTCACCATTCAATCGTTTGTTCGTTCGTTCGTTCGTTTGTCCATTTGTCCATTTGTTCACTTGTTCaatcattttatcatttcatcattttatcatttcatcattttatcatttcatcattttatcatttcatcattttatcatttcatcattttatcatttcatcattttatcattttatcatttttctgtttatttTCCAGAAATAAGAGATCCATATCAGGAAATTAGCGCGGACTTAATAAAGAATTTGTATatcttacaaaaaaaataaatgagcaAGAGGAGGAGGAAATGGAAGTATAATTTGAACTAAAAGAGGAAAAGGACGATGTTAAATCGTTTACAAAGGTTGTGTGTGATGAGCTGCTTTGATGTGGCTGTGCCATGtgacaatatataaaagtacttgtgaaaaaaaaaaaaaaaaaaaaaattacaaatatgaaaattttaaaacgcaaattttaaaacgcaaattttaaaacgtaaattttaaaacgtaaattttaaaacgtAAATTTCAAATTGCAAATTTCAAATTGCAgatttttgtaaaaagatTGTCAAAAAAATGCGCTCAAAAGAGCTTTTTAATttgggaaaagaaaaaaaaaattctccAAAGACTcataatgtgtatataagtaaatatatacatgtatgtacatacatatatatatatacatgcgtacatatatatatacatgcgtacatatatatatacatgagtacatatatatatacatgagtacatatatatatacatgagtacatatatatatacatgagtacatatatatattcccgCTTTAAGTGCAAATCtcagaaataattttttgtcgTTCTGCTTAAGGCGTCAATTTTTCTATTCAAAATGTCAATCTTATTGTcctataaaattaaaaaaaaaatttatttttaaatttattggaaattaggaaaattataaaatccATACAAATAGTGGCTTCACAGAAGATTTAAGTATGTTTCTCTTTACATAAACAGTGTGCAATCAAATAagagctatttttttttttttttttttttttttttttttggtgttTGCACAGAACCACAGAGCATGTATacgcatatgtacataataagAACAAGTACAtgcatgcacatatatatgcatatgtacattcaCGTGTACAGagtaagcatatatatttaatgatatatattttcgtaCGAAAATTGTACGCTATTCCTCAGTcactatatatgtatttacataCACACGTGAAATTGTCCTTTTCATATACTAACCAGTGTTGTACcactttaaatatatatatagacatacatacaaacatacttGCATACATACTCGCATACAATCGCAAATGCGTGTATGttctttctccttttttttttttttttttttttttttcatttaatgttCCTTATGTcttactttaatttttagaaGCTTTtccaaattaaaaattttatcttttaatattttaataatttcatcaTTGTTTAAAATATCTGAATTCTGCAAAATAAGAAAAGGAATAATACAGCGAAAGAAACAACTCCCCAAGTAACGTAGTGAGGGAAAACATGGCTTGTTCTAATGTagaacaaaattaatttttttttttttcctctctTTTTTTACTGCTCGAACAACAAAAGAGTCTAGTGggattatatacatacaagcatacttacatgcatatacatacataagcatttatatacatacacatgcatttatatacatacacacacatatgtacatttttatgtacCATATTATTCAGCTGATCCTGATTTTGATCTGCGCGCGCACCTTCACTCTGACCAAATGCCTTTTCGGTATCATCATTGAGGgcttttaaattttcctcttcttttgtttcattttgaaATTTCTGTAGTTGATTTTTAAAAGTGTTTAGAACTTTCTCCACCcccatatatttacaattaacaatttcttctacattttttttgtcaatTTTAAATCCTAGCCTTTTAAATACTTTCTCATTTAAAGTATTccagttatattttttttgattgaTCGAATTAGCTTTACTATAATTATGCAACTCAACAAATTTaggtaaacatatatttactagTTCAGCCATTAATACACCATCTGAGAAATCTCgatgaacattttttatttttcttgaCAATGCAAAGCTGTTTAACCACTCATTCAATTCCTGTAACTCTTCTTCCTTAATTTTAGACGCAATTTTTATTAGctcatttttattcatttttttttttttttttcttttttaaatgtaaattacCTGACTTGTTAAGGCAATCATGAAACGGGAGAAGCGCAAAGCGGAcaatgttatatatgtacatatatgagtatatatacgcatatatacatataatacacatatttatacgtattccacatatacacatatacacatatttatatgtattacacatatacacatatttatacgtattgcacatatacacatatttatacatattgcacatatacacatatttatacgtattacacatatacacatatttatatgtatatatcgatgaaagggaaaaaaaaagaaaaagaagacatAAGTTATTATTGCAGAGGGAAGGGACCTAGTGTACTGCCATCCCAAGTATAAGCATCACTTGttagaaacaaaaaaaaaatgaaaatacaaataatattcttaagcataattacaaaatatatttcattttgctTGAAAGAggtgtaatttattttaaaaataaaataaaaatgaaataaaataaaataaaaataaaataaactaaatataaaataaactaaatataaaataaactaaatataaaataaactaaaataaaaataaaataaaataaaataaactaaaaataaaataaaaaataaataaataaaagtctTCTCTACATTCCAAGCATAATCAAAAGTTTAGCTCCCCCCAAAATATTACCTTTATCTAAAAACTACTTAAGAATGCTATACTAAACTTTCTTGTATCATCATTactattgtatatattttattctactttaatttattttaatttatattcattttttttacgaaATATGTAATGACGGTTATTAGGTATGTTCAAAGTCCATAGAAATTCCTAAAAGGAACAGaaaaattttgcaaaattagTAATTATGCTTCAAAAAggagtaaataaaaaaaaaaataataaaataaagtaaaaatgacTAAATATGCAAGGACACATTTATCagattaatattataaattagtgtccacatgtacataatatagaTACATTATGAATATCAAAGAAGTAACATCATTGCTTTAATATTATAGCGGAAAAAAATGGAGTATTTCTaagttaattttattttttaatgtagcTATATTTCTACAAAGgtacacttttttttaaaaaagaaaagaaacaaagaaaaataaatcgaAGCGAAAGATAATACAAAAACTAAAATGAAAACCAAAGGAAATAATTTCAAGAATATCATAGTTGGACTAAAACATTTAGCATGTGTTACTAACGAAAAAtcgtttatattttatgaacacTGTTGTTGTTTTTATTACACAATGGGTAAAATAGacatgatataaaaaaaaaaaaaaaaaaaaaaaaaaggaatagaaTGGAAGAAAGGAAAGGCTTAATCAGCAAAACTAGAGAAAACGAATATGAATAACAAAACCATAAACGTattgcatatgtatgtaatgaTTCTTAAGGCGGAAAAGTGGGTAAAGAgaaacaaaaaggaaaaaaatgtacacatatacgcATGCACATAAACACACACATAAGCATACGCCCAAATGCGAGAACACGTGTTCGCACGCGTAGTTGTCAATTATAGCGCATTTAGGGCCTCTCACAGATAACAACTTATTATCAATTCCACTGTTCGCTTCCTCCATCTTGCACAAATATGTGCGTCATAAGTTGACAGTTAGACAGCTCAATTCTTACTATTttagtttatattttgctttatttttgaaaataaaatggtaTAAAACAAAAGGATTATAGGACAAGTACATTGTGGTTCTATTGGTAGCTATTTATCCATTATTTTCACAATTGTGTGTACATTATATGAGTATAGCACTGTTCGGATCATTACTGATCAGTGTGCCTTACTATATagaattttttctttttatttttcttctttttttttcttcttttttttttcttcttttttttcttcttttttttttcttcttttttttcttcttttttttttcttctttttttttcttttttttttttctttgtttttcttcCTCCTCGAGTACAGCTCTAAAAACTACCAGTTAGAGACAAAGCATAAAGagcatatgtacacatatattatatatatatatatatgtttgaacattatatgcatatagaATACTGCTTTTTGTGCCTAGGCTCTTTATATCTTCTGTGTGGCATAATAGCTCCTGCAGAAGTGCATGCACCACAAGGAGCAGATGAAGCTGGATAAACAAAACATTTCGAGTTATCATATCTATTATCCGTAGCtgcttcttttattttttcaatataatcTTTAGCTATTAGCAagtctttgtttttttcggatgatatattcattttttccctttttctaGCTTCAAATTGTCGTAACACTTCTTGTTGTACTTCATAAGCATTTTCGATAGTTTCATTCCATtcatctaattttttattattctgtaAAAGTTGTTGTTCCTTTATAGCGTGGttgaacaaaatatttttttcatattcacTCATTGCTTCTTCTAAAGCTTTCCCTTGTTCCTCTTGTGAAGATTTCATCTTTTCCATCCATTTAGATTGATCATCTACATACGTATCtgaaattttctttaaaaaagtaataactAAGTCTTTCATTTCTTCTACAGTAAGCATACTATCTCCGCAGCATTTCAACTTGTACATTAACTTTTTACtagttaaataattttcaatatGTTTCAAGTCCAGTTTACCTGATAAAGCAAAAACAATTGGAACGGAAATAAAACTTTAAGGTATAGCAGCGAGATACGAAATAGGCATAAGAAAAATGGGAACAAAAAATGGGAGCAAAAAGTAGGAGCTCACTTCACATAGcacacattaaaaaaatgtaattggTTAAAAGCGGAgcagaaaaattatttttaaaataaaaaaaaaaaaaaagactaaATAGGTTAAATGACTTATCATTGGCAATATGTTCCCACACAAACGTGTTCATTAACATGtctgtatataattatatgtattatccacttgcatattttattttccatttttcaaTTTGTAGAATTTATTTGCAACGTTTGTATGTTTATGGAAGTGCACCTCGggaaatatatacacgtaaCGAATGTACAGTACATATACAAACACATGCATACGTTAAGCAGAACTGAAGAAAGGAGTGAACACTTTTtcaaaagatatatatacatatatatataccatttTCGTCAACAAATCTGCAAACATATTCCATAAAACCACACTGCATTAAGAAATGCCTTAGTATCATTTCTATTGTTTTGTAAGGTAATTTCCCTTGCTTATGAATATCATGGCATGCGAAAACCATATCTAGTTGTTGTTCAAGCCCAGGGTAACTAGCGTAAATGCTTTGCTTCTCCATTTCATCCTCTTTTGATGCTGCTTGTcccattttattaaatgatgCAACggcaaataattaaaatatgctaTTCACAGGGGAGAAgctaaatatacatacatgcacatatacatatataaatatatatatatatatatatatatatatatatatgtttatttttatgaaggACGAAAAAGAGGCGTGTAAAATATTAGACGGCAATagaactttaaaaaaaaaaaaaagggaagtatatatacacacatatacataaatgtttCTACTATTTAAATTGCAAGTAGGTAAAGCTACcaagaaattaataaataattcccCCAAAGTTTAAAattgaaacaaaataaacttTAACTGTGATGATCCTTTTTCACAGTTATAACAACGGTAAAATGTCATTTAAAGATGAAacaataaaagaagaaacgataacaatattttttttaaagaacaGAAACAGGTTAATGCAACAAACAGGAATAACGAAATTGCACTTCTTAAAACGACagtgaaaattttatattttttatttttcataagtgTAAAGAGGAAGTAAGACCATGTGCATGTTTACCTTAaacgtacaaatatatatatatatatatatatatatatatatatatatatatatatttatatgtaaatatatatttttttttttttcctttcttttttgttctattACATGTACAAGCAAGCACAAaacaacaaaattaaaaataagctCTATATATCCTTTcttgaaatttttattctacAATATAAGAATTTTATCAGCCAATAAGAAATGATTCCTTgcttgttaatatttttttttttttttaaatgtaattattCCGCACTTTATAGCATTTAAcgaacagaaaaaaaaaaaaaaaaaaaatccttacatgttcataaaatatagcTACAACGTATGATgtactaataatattttatagaaatcCTACCTTTtacgtataaaaataaaaaaataaataaaaataaaaaaaaagcattagCATACATATTACCAGTAAAATAATGTTTCATATGACACATTAATTCAGAACAAATCAATAGTGTGTGTGTGTGATGGTTTTTCTAACAAAAACTCAACACATTAGAATACATATCTAACAGATATTCAAACATTTCCAATTTAGCtattccttcttttttttttttttttttttc comes from Plasmodium malariae genome assembly, chromosome: 7 and encodes:
- the PmUG01_07041200 gene encoding G2 protein, putative gives rise to the protein MGQAASKEDEMEKQSIYASYPGLEQQLDMVFACHDIHKQGKLPYKTIEMILRHFLMQCGFMEYVCRFVDENGKLDLKHIENYLTSKKLMYKLKCCGDSMLTVEEMKDLVITFLKKISDTYVDDQSKWMEKMKSSQEEQGKALEEAMSEYEKNILFNHAIKEQQLLQNNKKLDEWNETIENAYEVQQEVLRQFEARKREKMNISSEKNKDLLIAKDYIEKIKEAATDNRYDNSKCFVYPASSAPCGACTSAGAIMPHRRYKEPRHKKQYSICI
- the PmUG01_07041100 gene encoding conserved protein, unknown function, whose product is MNKNELIKIASKIKEEELQELNEWLNSFALSRKIKNVHRDFSDGVLMAELVNICLPKFVELHNYSKANSINQKKYNWNTLNEKVFKRLGFKIDKKNVEEIVNCKYMGVEKVLNTFKNQLQKFQNETKEEENLKALNDDTEKAFGQSEGARADQNQDQLNNMNSDILNNDEIIKILKDKIFNLEKLLKIKDNKIDILNRKIDALSRTTKNYF